Genomic window (Mycoplasma sp. NEAQ87857):
AACAGCGTTTCCAATTTGTTTTAAGATGTTTGATTTAGTAGATGTAAAAATAAAATCATCTGGAAAACTTTGTAATCTTGCAAGTTCTCTTGGTGTCATTACTCTATTTAAAACAGGATGAAGATGCACTCCACCATGGTTTTCTTTAACAGTGGTTGAAGGCCTATCATAAAATTGACGTCTAAATGCATCAGAGTAGTTTTTCATTGGACTTTTACCTTGAGGAGTTTGTTTAATTTTTTCAATCATTTGAGCTGTATGTTTTGTGAAAATATGATTAAACTCTTTATTTTCTGGAGCATCTTCTAAGTCATAAATTGCATCTTTAACTGTTTTAATTGGTAATTTAGTTTCTTTAATTTTATTAATAACTTCAATTACCTTATTCTTATCTTTTTCTTTTGCACCAATAAAGATTACTCTTTCACGTTTTTGAGCAACTCTAAAATTAGATGCATCTACTAAAACATATTCTGAATAATAACCAATTTCTTTTAACATTGAAATGATTTTATTAATTACTAATTCACCATCTCTTTCCTTAAAAGATAAGATACCTTTAACATTTTCTAAAACGAACAAATTACAATTTGTTCGTTCAATTACATCAATAGTGTATTTATAAAGCTGATTTCTTTCATCATCTTTATCTCTTTTACCAGCCATTGAGTATCCTTGACAAGGAAAACCACCAATTACAATATCAATTTGATTTTTAAATTTTGCTTCAATTTCTTCTCGAATTTTAAGATCTGTAATATCTCTTATAGGTTCATTTTTACCATAGTTTAAGTTATAGGTATCTAAAGCAGGTTTTCAAAATTCAACTGAATAAACAATATCAAATCCAGCTTTAAAAAATCCATAACTTAATCCACCACAACCTGAAAATAAATCAATAACTTTAACTTTCTTCATTATCCCCCTTTAACTCATTAATTATATAGTGAATATAATTAATTATTTATGAATGCTGTTTTAAAATTAATGATTTATGATCACTATCTAAATCAAAATAAGGATAAATTGTTTCTCTAGTAGAAGTTGCATTAGATGAACTAGTTGTTTTGGTAATAGATTTTCACCCAGGTTCTAATAATTTAACACTAGGTATTGTTAAATCCATATCTAAAATCTCATTCATTTGAGGTTTATTATCATTATTTAAATCTTTTCAGAATTTTAATTGATATTTATTAGCTGAATAATTTATCTTAATTTGATTTTGTGTGTAATATTGATAGTATTTTGTTTCAGGATAAATTCTATTATTAATTTGTCATTCTCTAGTTGTACTTAAGTTATCTCCTGAAGTTAAATTAGCTCCTTTATCAATTTCTTTGTGACCAAAGAAATTAAAAGTATCTTGATATTTAATCAATGTGCTTGATAAAATAGTTCCATCACTTATAGCAACTATTCCTGAAGCTTCTTTATTAGGTAAATATCCTATAGCATCAAAATATAAAATATCTTGTCCTGAATTAGCAAATGATATTTTATATTTTGAATTTTGTAAAACCTCTTGATTTGAGTCTCTAAATATAACTTGAGCAACTGATTTTCCATAACCCATATAATCTAAATATAAATCATAAAATTCCCTAGTTCTATCATTACTTCTATTAGCATCAAAAGTATGTATTTGATTGCTTGAAGGACTAGATGCATTAGCTTTTTCAGTGTATAAAAATGTATCAAATTTAAATACAT
Coding sequences:
- a CDS encoding DNA cytosine methyltransferase; the encoded protein is MKKVKVIDLFSGCGGLSYGFFKAGFDIVYSVEFWKPALDTYNLNYGKNEPIRDITDLKIREEIEAKFKNQIDIVIGGFPCQGYSMAGKRDKDDERNQLYKYTIDVIERTNCNLFVLENVKGILSFKERDGELVINKIISMLKEIGYYSEYVLVDASNFRVAQKRERVIFIGAKEKDKNKVIEVINKIKETKLPIKTVKDAIYDLEDAPENKEFNHIFTKHTAQMIEKIKQTPQGKSPMKNYSDAFRRQFYDRPSTTVKENHGGVHLHPVLNRVMTPRELARLQSFPDDFIFTSTKSNILKQIGNAVPAKLSVEIVKIIKEVFKYD